Proteins found in one Candidatus Bathyarchaeota archaeon genomic segment:
- a CDS encoding DinB family protein has translation MPMDVKELIRYNHEVRRLYFEAISKLPWAVVVKPKGLSFDSIRNVFLHLTLVEDRWVNYIIPGCFSRWVDPDFNMFKDLDSLKKYVRDVESRTLHYLEKLSLEELNREIVVPWGDKPDTRVRIEKVLTHMVFEDMIHYGELSAALWQMDLEAPYKAFWRYQQQT, from the coding sequence ATGCCTATGGACGTTAAAGAATTAATCAGGTACAATCACGAGGTTCGCAGACTCTACTTTGAAGCAATTAGCAAGTTGCCTTGGGCGGTTGTTGTTAAACCAAAGGGCTTGAGTTTTGATTCGATACGCAACGTGTTTTTGCATTTAACCCTCGTTGAGGACAGATGGGTAAACTACATCATCCCAGGCTGTTTTAGTCGGTGGGTTGACCCAGACTTTAACATGTTTAAAGATTTGGATTCATTGAAGAAATATGTGCGCGATGTGGAGAGCAGAACCCTTCACTATTTGGAGAAGCTTTCGTTGGAAGAGTTAAACCGTGAAATAGTTGTTCCTTGGGGCGACAAGCCCGACACGCGCGTCAGAATTGAGAAGGTGTTAACACACATGGTTTTCGAAGACATGATTCACTATGGCGAATTATCAGCGGCACTCTGGCAGATGGATTTAGAAGCACCCTACAAGGCTTTTTGGCGTTACCAACAGCAAACATAA
- a CDS encoding CBS domain-containing protein, which yields MKTPQKPRKSKLSREVDITFKQYKRSASRFRTASDLMSKNVVIIAPEASLQEVAQLMGEKHIGSLIVMKYATPLGIITEGDLINRVLVPGQFQKEETVEKNMTCPLPSVSVSAKVKEVAQVMITMKSSRLGVFDGGTLAGIITASDLVKTLPDVSETKARVDEFMTKAVVLADEEMHVNAIAEMLKRNRIGSVIIARKGEPFGIFTERDLIAGFLAVGRKMFTKVGPECSSPLVTIPAGISVHRAAAVMALKHIRRLPVVRGKKVVGIITARDLIGAYAK from the coding sequence TTGAAGACACCGCAAAAACCAAGAAAAAGCAAATTATCACGCGAGGTTGACATCACTTTTAAGCAGTACAAACGCAGCGCATCACGTTTCCGAACAGCGTCAGATTTGATGAGTAAAAACGTTGTCATAATAGCGCCAGAGGCTTCCCTGCAGGAGGTTGCGCAATTGATGGGTGAGAAGCATATTGGAAGCCTAATCGTAATGAAGTACGCAACACCTCTGGGAATAATTACAGAAGGTGATTTGATAAACAGAGTCTTGGTGCCTGGGCAGTTCCAAAAAGAAGAGACAGTTGAAAAAAACATGACCTGCCCGCTACCATCTGTTTCTGTTTCGGCTAAGGTAAAAGAAGTTGCACAAGTGATGATTACTATGAAGAGTAGTAGACTTGGAGTATTTGACGGCGGAACACTTGCGGGAATCATAACAGCTTCGGATTTGGTCAAGACTTTGCCCGATGTCAGCGAGACTAAGGCGCGTGTTGATGAATTCATGACTAAAGCGGTCGTTTTGGCGGATGAAGAAATGCACGTGAACGCTATAGCTGAAATGTTGAAGCGGAATCGTATCGGAAGTGTCATCATTGCTCGCAAGGGGGAACCGTTTGGAATTTTTACTGAACGAGATCTAATCGCAGGTTTCTTGGCTGTTGGCAGAAAGATGTTTACTAAAGTGGGGCCTGAGTGTTCATCGCCGCTGGTTACTATTCCCGCTGGTATAAGTGTTCACAGAGCAGCTGCGGTAATGGCGTTGAAGCACATTAGGCGATTACCTGTTGTTAGAGGCAAAAAAGTTGTAGGCATAATTACAGCGCGCGATCTCATCGGAGCTTACGCAAAATAA
- a CDS encoding GYD domain-containing protein, protein MIFVNLGKFRKTPDKREIGDTAKIVADWKTKGINILSWYWTLGRYDTVVVFEAASEKDAMKMSINISEWVITETLVAIPRQEAIELI, encoded by the coding sequence TTGATTTTTGTTAATCTAGGAAAATTCCGTAAGACACCTGACAAGAGAGAAATTGGTGACACAGCCAAGATTGTAGCGGATTGGAAGACAAAGGGCATCAACATACTAAGCTGGTATTGGACGCTGGGACGCTACGATACAGTAGTTGTTTTTGAGGCCGCAAGTGAGAAAGATGCAATGAAAATGTCAATTAATATCTCGGAGTGGGTTATCACAGAAACTCTTGTGGCAATACCAAGACAAGAAGCAATAGAACTCATTTAA
- a CDS encoding DUF2400 family protein: MDATDEVMSLLVEFINKNSNVPDIQWDRRMSPRLLFNPYSDKYEDRKIIAHYFLLAASILDDNIVGYPENARMLIAYLHTAFGNSLFEIKKPHIFEEEIVKSDFYHDLGPNKQAASEILASVNMFVRMKAERNLLKYAQKFTKPSNFIEDIAQNIPALDGPHKDRTWIYMRWMVRPQPDLQIYDHLLPEDLQVPLTRENANVATSLGIINTASLSLWKDDKTATEARQKLTDFAKHLFPQDPAKVDYPFFLLGRWLKQKTLNRYTLKTALDFLDRMQKITGQSQAYYQKMSRYKSGWEKKTALTLLKMHIPYGYETISFPLPNANEVYTPDFILEKTVQGRKIILEPHFEMTKRQAKKYSLFKRTYGHKFLLILLLKNDLIPMYHQRKILTDDVCDDVWPIEFIHLLVEKIRTGTYGT; this comes from the coding sequence ATGGATGCAACTGATGAAGTGATGTCCCTATTAGTAGAATTCATCAATAAAAATTCAAACGTACCTGATATCCAATGGGACAGGCGCATGAGCCCACGATTGCTCTTTAATCCCTACTCAGACAAGTATGAAGACAGAAAAATAATCGCCCACTACTTTTTGCTCGCCGCATCCATACTCGATGATAACATAGTCGGCTACCCAGAGAACGCCCGCATGCTAATCGCCTACCTTCACACTGCCTTTGGTAACAGCCTCTTTGAAATAAAAAAACCACATATTTTTGAGGAAGAAATTGTAAAATCCGACTTCTACCATGACCTTGGTCCAAACAAGCAAGCAGCATCCGAAATCCTAGCATCAGTCAACATGTTTGTCAGAATGAAAGCAGAAAGAAACCTTCTTAAATACGCCCAAAAGTTCACTAAACCAAGCAATTTCATCGAAGACATAGCACAAAACATTCCGGCACTTGATGGACCGCACAAGGACAGAACGTGGATTTACATGCGCTGGATGGTTAGACCGCAACCTGACCTACAAATCTACGACCACCTTCTCCCTGAAGACCTCCAAGTACCTCTAACAAGAGAAAACGCCAACGTCGCCACAAGCCTAGGCATAATAAACACTGCATCACTTTCCCTCTGGAAAGACGATAAAACAGCAACCGAAGCCAGACAAAAATTAACCGACTTCGCCAAACACCTCTTTCCCCAAGACCCCGCAAAAGTAGACTACCCATTCTTCCTCTTAGGTAGATGGCTAAAACAAAAGACTCTAAACCGCTACACGCTAAAAACGGCGTTGGATTTTCTGGACCGAATGCAAAAAATCACAGGTCAATCTCAAGCCTACTATCAGAAAATGAGCCGCTACAAAAGCGGATGGGAGAAAAAAACCGCCCTCACACTTCTTAAAATGCACATCCCATATGGATACGAAACCATCAGTTTTCCGCTTCCAAACGCTAACGAAGTTTACACACCCGACTTCATTTTGGAAAAAACTGTTCAAGGTAGAAAAATTATTCTAGAGCCACATTTTGAAATGACTAAAAGGCAAGCAAAAAAATACTCCCTCTTCAAACGTACGTACGGGCACAAATTTCTGCTAATACTATTGCTCAAGAACGATTTAATCCCCATGTACCATCAACGCAAAATTCTAACAGACGACGTTTGCGATGACGTTTGGCCGATAGAATTCATCCATCTGCTAGTTGAGAAAATCAGAACAGGAACATATGGCACGTAG
- a CDS encoding FkbM family methyltransferase, with protein MLTTATRVYDKIRIQMEDIIWQKSLRKTATIVLNVIYRRGFPMPTAVYEHFTKSDEIKEDDFGDESFLTKYMVPEAGKCLVDVGASIGLWTIYVAKQGRQVYCFEPSPKAYAILKSRTQAYPNVHAYPYALGDKDRVGRLGLAAFSLSGSMDAELKGLHKGGTIDIAVRSLDSLAIPDIGIIKIDTEGYETPILEGAKGTIQKIDHA; from the coding sequence ATGTTGACCACGGCAACTCGAGTCTACGATAAAATCAGAATACAAATGGAAGATATTATTTGGCAGAAGAGCCTCCGAAAAACTGCAACGATTGTTTTAAACGTGATTTACCGCAGAGGTTTTCCGATGCCTACAGCAGTATATGAGCATTTCACAAAGTCAGACGAAATAAAAGAAGATGATTTTGGTGATGAAAGTTTTCTCACCAAGTACATGGTTCCTGAAGCGGGGAAATGCCTTGTTGACGTTGGAGCAAGTATCGGCTTGTGGACAATATACGTTGCAAAGCAGGGGCGGCAGGTTTACTGTTTTGAACCAAGCCCCAAAGCGTATGCTATCTTGAAAAGCAGAACACAGGCGTACCCGAATGTTCATGCTTACCCTTACGCTTTAGGCGACAAAGACAGGGTAGGGCGACTGGGGTTAGCAGCTTTCTCTTTAAGCGGTTCCATGGATGCAGAACTTAAGGGGCTCCATAAAGGGGGAACCATCGATATAGCTGTGCGTTCGCTGGATAGCCTAGCCATCCCTGACATAGGCATAATAAAAATCGATACGGAAGGGTATGAAACACCCATACTTGAGGGCGCTAAAGGCACCATTCAAAAAATAGACCACGCCTAA
- a CDS encoding Mov34/MPN/PAD-1 family protein: MANNITVSMSAELLEAIFEGARHLYPKETILLLRGKKKKDTIRIVDLVIPPLATYGHGFANYPLHLLPMDFSLVGTVHSHPSGNKTPSDVDFNHFFGRIMMIVGYPYATPQDVVAYNARGEKIPIEITDK; the protein is encoded by the coding sequence ATGGCGAACAATATTACAGTTTCCATGAGCGCTGAACTGCTTGAGGCAATCTTTGAAGGCGCAAGGCACCTTTACCCAAAAGAAACCATTCTGTTGCTACGTGGCAAAAAGAAAAAAGACACCATCCGCATAGTTGACCTTGTGATTCCTCCCCTAGCAACTTATGGGCATGGCTTTGCCAACTACCCTCTGCATCTTTTGCCGATGGATTTCTCGCTGGTCGGCACAGTGCACTCGCATCCGTCAGGTAACAAAACGCCGTCAGACGTGGATTTTAACCATTTCTTCGGCAGAATCATGATGATAGTCGGCTACCCCTACGCTACCCCACAGGATGTTGTGGCTTACAATGCACGTGGAGAAAAAATTCCAATAGAAATCACTGATAAATAA
- a CDS encoding winged helix-turn-helix domain-containing protein produces MSINARSLKYLLGWLITGTRGGPTRAKIIEALKETPLNANQLATLLKMDYKTMRHHLDVLEKNKIITSIGDRYGATYFLSQTMEENYALFEEIAGKIGKK; encoded by the coding sequence ATGTCGATAAACGCGCGTTCACTAAAGTACCTTCTTGGCTGGCTAATCACAGGTACCAGAGGTGGACCGACCCGCGCGAAAATAATTGAGGCGTTAAAAGAAACTCCGCTCAATGCGAACCAACTGGCAACACTGCTGAAGATGGATTATAAAACGATGCGGCATCACCTTGACGTTTTGGAGAAAAACAAAATCATCACCTCTATCGGTGACAGGTACGGCGCAACATATTTTCTGTCGCAAACAATGGAAGAGAACTATGCTCTGTTTGAGGAGATTGCGGGTAAAATCGGGAAAAAGTAG
- a CDS encoding FtsX-like permease family protein produces the protein MASELSNTISQTEQSINETLTQIDCSLASEFAGFGFQAPNRTGSTQQQSPNMGSVPQGGGGFDPSQFGGGTMPGRFGGGSFGGGQANPMNESLYVDISEINGVVAVAPILIATQGDNVTREFMGRTFSVIEEDYVIEGIPLTSELINYNILPTNITAGRNLQAGDSGVVVLSENNTICFGAGVGDTITILGESFTVVGIHGTSGISNINTLYMNLSDAQTVTNNTGYITSLRVFAADSAIVSQVASDIRTLHSELTVSTAQDTLERLQTTQATYETALANAEASLAQTQATATQEIIVVVAATSLIVLFVMLYTVKERTKEIGTLKAIGFSNANVMGQFMLEGVLLSLIAGAVGIAIGVVAAPTLSSLLLPSVNLFGTSGGLARTAAVQAAAVSINLELILLAFGAAVVLGALGSLYPAWRAAKIRPAEAMRYE, from the coding sequence TTGGCTTCGGAATTGAGCAATACTATAAGCCAAACTGAGCAATCAATCAATGAAACATTAACTCAAATAGACTGCAGTTTGGCGTCAGAATTTGCAGGCTTTGGTTTTCAAGCGCCCAATAGGACGGGCTCTACTCAGCAACAATCACCTAATATGGGGAGCGTTCCACAAGGTGGTGGCGGCTTTGATCCTAGTCAATTTGGCGGTGGCACCATGCCGGGGCGGTTTGGCGGTGGCTCGTTTGGTGGTGGACAAGCGAATCCAATGAATGAAAGTCTTTATGTGGATATTTCCGAAATCAACGGTGTTGTTGCTGTTGCACCTATTTTGATTGCGACGCAGGGTGATAATGTTACAAGGGAATTCATGGGCAGAACCTTTTCAGTTATTGAAGAAGACTATGTTATTGAAGGTATTCCCTTAACATCAGAGCTTATTAATTACAACATTCTTCCGACAAACATTACGGCAGGCAGAAACCTGCAAGCAGGCGACAGCGGCGTCGTCGTGTTAAGCGAAAATAACACTATCTGTTTTGGCGCTGGAGTAGGCGATACAATAACAATTTTAGGCGAATCTTTTACGGTAGTAGGCATTCATGGCACGTCAGGCATTTCAAACATAAACACATTATACATGAATTTATCTGATGCACAAACGGTAACTAACAACACTGGATACATTACGAGCCTAAGAGTTTTTGCAGCTGACAGCGCCATTGTTTCGCAAGTTGCCAGCGACATCAGGACATTACATTCGGAACTCACTGTCAGTACTGCTCAAGATACACTAGAGAGGTTGCAGACCACACAAGCAACCTATGAAACTGCTTTGGCTAATGCGGAAGCATCACTTGCTCAAACTCAAGCTACAGCGACCCAAGAAATTATTGTTGTTGTGGCAGCAACAAGCCTCATAGTGCTGTTCGTAATGCTCTACACTGTTAAGGAGCGCACCAAAGAGATTGGTACACTCAAAGCAATTGGATTTAGCAACGCAAACGTGATGGGGCAATTCATGCTTGAAGGCGTTCTGTTGAGCCTAATAGCTGGTGCAGTCGGCATTGCAATAGGCGTTGTTGCTGCACCAACGCTTTCGTCTCTTCTGCTTCCAAGCGTAAACCTATTTGGCACTTCGGGCGGATTAGCGAGAACTGCCGCAGTGCAAGCGGCGGCGGTTTCCATTAATCTGGAGCTGATTTTGTTAGCTTTCGGAGCAGCCGTGGTGCTTGGGGCATTGGGCAGTTTGTATCCTGCTTGGAGAGCAGCAAAAATCAGACCTGCGGAGGCAATGAGATATGAGTAA
- a CDS encoding ATP-binding cassette domain-containing protein: protein MSKPVLQIENLNKIYMLGKRPFAALTNLNLEVNAGEFIAIMGPSGSGKTTLLNVIGCIDKPTSGQVILDGINVGDMPESQLYKIRRDKMGFIFQTFNLLPYLNARENVELPMEGRIKSKSERKKRASELLATVGLSGREAHRPQRLSAGEQQRVAIARALANNPAIILADEPTGNLDTQNKQEIIKLLASLNITQGTTIIMVTHDSQAAHHTERMLLLKDGKISKEKEGLHLAKKRSKCPQCGGIIKITDDVCPNCQKELYSNEDLFST from the coding sequence ATGAGTAAACCTGTACTTCAGATTGAAAACCTAAACAAGATCTACATGCTTGGAAAACGACCCTTTGCCGCCTTAACAAACTTAAACCTTGAAGTGAATGCTGGCGAGTTTATTGCAATCATGGGTCCATCAGGTTCAGGCAAAACCACACTGCTTAACGTTATCGGATGCATCGACAAACCCACTAGCGGACAAGTAATCTTAGACGGCATAAATGTTGGCGACATGCCAGAGAGCCAACTCTACAAAATTAGACGCGACAAGATGGGCTTTATCTTCCAAACGTTCAATCTGCTACCGTACTTAAACGCTAGAGAAAACGTTGAGTTGCCGATGGAAGGCAGAATTAAATCAAAGAGCGAGAGGAAGAAACGTGCAAGCGAACTTTTAGCAACAGTGGGGTTATCAGGGCGTGAGGCGCATCGTCCACAGCGTCTAAGCGCAGGAGAACAGCAACGGGTCGCTATTGCCCGTGCCTTGGCTAATAATCCAGCTATCATTTTAGCTGATGAGCCGACTGGCAATTTAGATACACAAAACAAGCAAGAAATAATCAAACTTCTGGCAAGCCTTAACATAACGCAAGGCACCACCATAATCATGGTTACACATGATAGTCAAGCGGCGCATCATACTGAACGAATGCTTCTGCTCAAAGATGGAAAAATCAGCAAAGAAAAGGAAGGACTACATTTAGCTAAGAAAAGAAGTAAGTGCCCACAATGCGGAGGTATCATCAAAATAACTGATGATGTTTGCCCAAACTGCCAAAAAGAACTATATTCAAATGAAGATTTATTCTCAACTTAA
- a CDS encoding trypsin-like peptidase domain-containing protein: MEPNVEPQLSPVIPPPPPKRRRFTIRVVLALVLIGLLCGGFIGYAVTYADFNAKLNSLQSQMGHYQSSTSGSSTNTCLLSDNANVSLANLYAQVKNSVVVIKDLIPQYGFFGGLMGYSIQQGSGFVVKVNNQLVVVTNNHVIEDSINVTVTFANGDSLPATVLGSDSKADLAILSVSSMPSYAVALTLVSSATLQVGDPVVAVGSPYGLSGTLTTGVISALGRTITVSDSGTNSQTIPDMIQTSTAINSGNSGGPLINYAGEVVGITTAAVSNSEGLGFAVPSSTIIREINSLVTTGSYDQHPSINAQGTDMNYQIAQAMNAPVTYGWLVESVSTQNGLKGGDTQKSIMGSRVIIGGDIITAINGQRITNGDDLLSYLERNALPGQTMNFTVIRDGQTQTVQVTIGKA, encoded by the coding sequence ATGGAACCAAATGTAGAACCACAATTATCTCCTGTAATTCCTCCACCACCCCCTAAAAGGCGGCGGTTCACGATTCGTGTTGTTCTTGCCCTTGTACTAATCGGGCTCTTGTGCGGTGGTTTCATTGGTTATGCAGTAACTTACGCGGACTTCAATGCTAAACTCAACAGTTTGCAGAGTCAAATGGGGCACTATCAAAGCTCTACCAGCGGCAGTTCAACAAATACATGTTTGTTGAGTGATAATGCGAACGTGTCGCTTGCTAATCTTTATGCGCAGGTTAAAAATTCAGTTGTTGTCATCAAAGACCTTATTCCCCAATACGGTTTCTTCGGCGGTCTTATGGGATACAGCATACAGCAGGGGTCAGGCTTCGTAGTAAAGGTTAACAACCAACTCGTTGTGGTGACAAATAACCATGTGATTGAAGATTCCATAAACGTGACCGTAACATTTGCAAACGGCGACAGCTTACCCGCCACAGTACTAGGCTCAGACTCTAAAGCTGACCTTGCAATCCTCTCTGTTTCTTCGATGCCAAGCTATGCGGTTGCTTTGACGCTTGTGAGTTCTGCAACGTTACAAGTTGGTGACCCAGTGGTAGCAGTTGGTTCGCCATATGGCTTGTCAGGCACGTTGACCACAGGTGTAATCAGTGCTTTAGGCAGAACAATAACCGTGTCAGATTCAGGCACAAACAGTCAAACAATTCCTGATATGATTCAAACAAGCACTGCCATAAACTCAGGCAACTCAGGAGGACCACTAATCAACTATGCAGGCGAAGTGGTAGGTATAACCACCGCGGCTGTCAGCAACTCAGAAGGCTTAGGCTTTGCGGTGCCATCAAGCACAATCATCCGCGAAATAAACTCGCTGGTAACTACTGGCTCCTACGACCAGCACCCCTCCATAAACGCTCAGGGAACAGACATGAACTACCAAATCGCCCAAGCAATGAACGCTCCAGTAACTTACGGCTGGCTAGTTGAAAGTGTCTCCACACAAAACGGACTCAAAGGCGGCGACACACAAAAATCAATCATGGGCTCACGCGTAATCATCGGCGGAGACATCATCACCGCAATAAACGGCCAGAGGATTACTAACGGCGATGACTTACTATCATACCTTGAACGAAACGCACTGCCAGGTCAAACAATGAATTTCACTGTCATCAGAGATGGACAAACACAAACGGTTCAAGTAACCATAGGAAAAGCATAG
- the mtnP gene encoding S-methyl-5'-thioadenosine phosphorylase, which yields MQAEFGVIGGTGLYDPKLLKNVQEITIDTPYGKASDAITIGELSGKSVAFLARHGKLHTIRPTDINVRANIFALKRLGVKRILAASTVGSLREDYAPGDIVFTDQFIDRTTRREQSFYTITEAKVCHISVAEPMCPQLRKTLIDVAKDLKIKMHQTGTYVCIEGPRFSTKAESKMYRQWGADIVGMTMVPEVVLAREAEICYANISTVTDYDCWKEHAVCVDDIVTTMRTNIEKLKRIIAETIAKTPSEFSCKCNSALTGAFV from the coding sequence ATGCAAGCAGAATTTGGAGTAATCGGCGGAACAGGACTCTACGACCCCAAACTTCTAAAAAACGTCCAAGAAATAACGATAGACACGCCATACGGTAAAGCCTCAGACGCCATAACCATCGGCGAATTAAGCGGCAAATCAGTAGCGTTTTTAGCACGACACGGAAAACTACACACCATACGCCCAACTGACATCAATGTAAGAGCCAACATATTCGCCCTAAAACGACTCGGAGTAAAACGCATATTAGCGGCTTCAACCGTAGGCTCACTACGCGAAGACTACGCACCCGGCGACATAGTTTTCACAGACCAATTCATCGACCGAACAACACGCCGTGAACAATCCTTCTATACAATAACAGAAGCTAAAGTGTGCCACATCTCCGTCGCAGAACCCATGTGCCCACAACTACGTAAAACACTAATCGACGTAGCCAAAGACCTGAAAATCAAAATGCATCAAACAGGCACATACGTCTGCATCGAAGGCCCACGCTTCTCAACCAAAGCCGAATCAAAAATGTACCGCCAATGGGGCGCAGACATTGTCGGCATGACAATGGTCCCCGAAGTCGTGTTGGCGCGTGAAGCCGAAATCTGCTATGCAAACATTTCAACAGTCACAGATTATGACTGCTGGAAGGAACATGCGGTATGCGTAGATGATATTGTAACTACAATGAGAACCAACATTGAGAAGTTAAAGCGCATAATCGCTGAAACCATCGCAAAAACACCCAGCGAATTCAGCTGTAAATGTAATAGCGCATTAACAGGCGCTTTCGTGTAA
- the apt gene encoding adenine phosphoribosyltransferase, whose product MDLKSKVRRIPEFKGVVFWDITPLLKDKECFKQTIKQLADHYRGKPIDVIVSNEARGFIVGAALAYELGVGFVPVRKKGKLPYKCIDLTYKKEYECDTIEIHQDAIEKGQNVLLIDDLLATGGTVKANIDLVEKLGGKVVGIGFLIELGYLNGRKALGNKYDIYSLIELKTPNG is encoded by the coding sequence ATCGATTTAAAAAGCAAAGTTCGAAGAATCCCTGAGTTCAAAGGCGTGGTTTTCTGGGATATAACCCCACTTTTAAAAGATAAAGAATGCTTCAAACAAACCATCAAACAACTGGCAGACCACTACCGAGGCAAACCCATCGACGTAATTGTTTCTAACGAGGCAAGAGGCTTCATCGTCGGCGCCGCTTTAGCTTACGAATTAGGGGTTGGTTTTGTGCCTGTGCGTAAAAAAGGCAAACTGCCCTACAAATGCATAGATTTAACTTACAAAAAAGAGTATGAATGCGACACGATTGAAATTCATCAAGACGCCATCGAGAAAGGGCAGAACGTTTTGCTCATTGATGACTTGCTAGCTACGGGCGGAACAGTAAAAGCCAATATTGATTTGGTTGAAAAATTAGGCGGCAAAGTAGTCGGCATCGGCTTCCTCATCGAGTTAGGCTATCTGAATGGAAGAAAAGCACTCGGCAACAAATATGACATATACTCACTAATCGAGCTAAAAACTCCAAACGGGTAA
- a CDS encoding Lrp/AsnC ligand binding domain-containing protein, which produces MENVFEESHAVITTSSVADAILEKPKRSAFVFITAESEASQVALHDLELIDEVEEVYLARGAYDIVAKVSGESFDHVREIIWKRIRSLSSIKATLTLTMI; this is translated from the coding sequence ATGGAAAATGTTTTTGAAGAGTCCCACGCGGTCATAACAACGTCCTCTGTGGCAGATGCTATTCTTGAGAAACCTAAGAGGAGCGCTTTTGTTTTTATCACCGCTGAATCAGAGGCAAGCCAAGTGGCCCTTCATGATTTGGAGCTGATTGATGAAGTAGAAGAAGTGTACCTTGCCAGAGGTGCTTATGATATTGTAGCTAAAGTTAGTGGAGAATCCTTTGATCACGTACGAGAAATTATTTGGAAGCGGATAAGGAGCCTTAGCAGTATTAAGGCAACATTAACCTTGACGATGATTTAA
- a CDS encoding cupin domain-containing protein: MKPQVRKPSEKEKQEAEKWPIWEKEKSAFPWEYDEQETCLILKGKAVVECPEGSVEFGAGDYVVFPQGLKCRWEIKDKIKKHYKFG; encoded by the coding sequence ATGAAACCTCAAGTTAGAAAGCCAAGCGAAAAAGAAAAACAAGAGGCGGAAAAATGGCCAATTTGGGAAAAAGAAAAATCGGCTTTCCCATGGGAATACGATGAGCAAGAAACTTGCCTAATCCTGAAAGGCAAAGCTGTTGTTGAGTGCCCTGAGGGTAGCGTGGAGTTTGGCGCTGGAGATTATGTTGTTTTTCCTCAAGGGCTCAAGTGCAGATGGGAAATTAAAGACAAAATTAAAAAGCACTACAAGTTTGGTTGA